A window of the Zeugodacus cucurbitae isolate PBARC_wt_2022May chromosome 2, idZeuCucr1.2, whole genome shotgun sequence genome harbors these coding sequences:
- the Sra-1_0 gene encoding cytoplasmic FMR1-interacting protein: MTEKITLADALSNVEVLDELSLPDEQPCIEAQPCSIIYKANFDTNFEDRNGFVTGIAKYIEEATTHANLNVLLEEGQKHAVMLYTWRCCSRAIPQPKSNEQPNRVEIYEKTVEVLAPEVNKLLNFMYFQRKAIEAFSGEVKRLCHTEKRKDFVSEAYLLTLGKFINMFAVLDELKNMKSSVKNDYSTYRRAAQFLKVMSDSHTLQESQNLSMFLATQNKIRDTVKDTLEKIIGYEDLLSDVVNICVHMFETKMYLTPEEKHMLVKVMGFGLFLMDSDGCNINKLDQKKKIRLDRIDRIFKNLEVVPLFGDMQIAPFNYIKRSKHYDSGKWPLSSSNAISPQADLMVHLPQIREDHVKYISELARYTNEVTTTVKENPTDAENRATSDLALRGLQLLSEWTSVVTELYSWKLLHPTDHHQNKECPVEAEEYERATRYNYTSDEKFALIEVIAMIKGLQVLMARIETVLCEAIRRNIYSELQDFVQLTLREPLRKAVKNKKDLIRSIIMSVRETAADWQKGHEPSDDPAAKGKKDPDGGFRIQVPRLNVGPSSTQLYMVRTMLESLIADKSGGKRTLRKDIDGNCLMQIDTFHRTSFYWSYLLNFSETLQKCCDLSQLWYREFYLEMTMGRKVNKCMVKHQHNEECKDLITMEKRIQFPIEMSMPWILTDHILQTKEPSMMEFVLYPLDLYNDSAHYALTVFRKQFLYDEVEAEVNLCFDQFVYKLSEQIFAHYKQLAGSIFLDKRFRLECEVLGFNFHSYPRNNRYETLLKQRHVQLLGRSIDLNKLINQRINANMHKSVELAICRFEGNDITGIVELEGLLEANRICHKLLSKHLALDNFDAMVKEANHNVLAPYGRITLHVFVELNYDFLVNYCYNAATNRFVRSKVNLASSQPIQREKPPQMAHFYLWGSKQLNAAYSTQYGQYTGFIGAPHFHAMCRLLGYQGIAVVIDIILKDIVKLQIQGTLLQFTKTLMGAMPKSCKLPRCEYGSPGVLSYYQAHLTDIVQYPETKTDLFQSFRELGNCIIFCLLIEQALSQEEVCDLLHAALFQNIFPRPFCKENEKPEAKQKRFEAQFANLQIVSNVEKIGNAKQAMIAREGDLLTRERLCCGLSIFEVILNRIKSYLDDPVWSGPPPANGIIHVDECSEFHRLWSALQFVYCIPVRGTEFTIEDLYGEGLNWAGCAMIVLLGQQRRFEALDFCYHILRVQRVDGKDEDVKGIKLKRMVDRIRRFQVLNSQIFAILNKYLKGGDGEGSNVEHVRCFPPPQHPTMISSHYQDPNKLRQSMTNN, from the exons ATGACGGAAAAGATCACATTGGCCGATGCGCTATCCAATGTGGAAGTGCTCGATGAGCTGTCGCTGCCCGATGAGCAGCCCTGTATTGAGGCGCAACCGTGTTCAATCATCTATAAAGCTAACTTTGATACGAACTTTGAAGATCGCAATGGATTTGTAACGGGTATAgcaaaatatattgaagaagCGACAACGCATGCCAATCTG AACGTACTACTTGAGGAGGGACAAAAACATGCTGTCATGCTTTACACTTGGCGCTGCTGTTCGCGCGCAATACCACAACCAAAATCCAATGAACAACCGAATCGTgtggaaatttatgaaaaaacagTCGAGGTCCTGGCACCCGAAGTGaacaaattactaaattttatgTACTTCCAG cGTAAAGCTATTGAAGCATTTTCGGGCGAGGTAAAACGTCTGTGTCACACAGAAAAACGTAAGGACTTCGTTTCCGAAGCTTATCTATTAACATTGGGTAAATTTATCAACATGTTTGCTGTTTTGGACGAATTGAAAAACATGAAATCGAGTGTGAAAAATGACTACAGTACATATCGACGTGCAGCACAATTTCTCAAAGTCATGTCAGATTCACACACGCTACAGGAGTCACAAAATCTGTCAATGTTTCTTGCCACACAAAACAAAATACGTGATACCGTTAAAGATacacttgaaaaaattattggCTACGAAGATCTACTCTCGGATGTGGTGAATATTTGTGTGCACATGTTTGAGACGAAAATGTATTTGACGCCCGAAGAAAAACACATGCTCGTAAAAGTAATGGGATTCGGACTGTTTCTCATGGACAGCGATGGttgtaacataaataaattggatcaaaagaaaaagatacGTTTGGACCGCATAGATCGTATCTTTAAAAATTTGGAAGTCGTGCCATTATTTGGCGATATGCAAATTGCACCCTTTAATTACATCAAACGTAGCAAACATTACGATTCGGGCAAATGGCCCTTGTCCAGCTCGAATGCAATTAGTCCACAAGCCGATTTGATGGTGCATTTGCCGCAAATACGTGAAGATCATGTTAAGTACATATCGGAGTTGGCACGCTACACCAACGAAGTCACCACGACCGTGAAAGAAAACCCCACAGATGCCGAAAATCGCGCCACATCCGATTTGGCGTTGCGTGGCCTTCAATTGCTCTCCGAGTGGACCAGTGTTGTGACGGAATTGTACTCGTGGAAGCTGTTGCATCCAACCGATCATCATCAGAATAAAGAATGCCCCGTCGAGGCGGAGGAATATGAGCGTGCAACACGCTACAACTACACTTCAGATGAGAAATTCGCGCTCATCGAAGTGATTGCCATGATCAAGGGCTTGCAG gtTTTGATGGCACGCATCGAGACGGTGCTGTGTGAGGCGATACGCCGCAACATATACTCGGAGCTGCAGGACTTTGTGCAGCTCACGCTACGTGAACCACTGCGTAAAGCGGTGAAGAACAAGAAGGATTTGATACGCAGTATTATAATGTCGGTGCGCGAAACCGCTGCCGATTGGCAGAAGGGTCATGAACCCTCAGACGACCCGGCCGCGAAGGGTAAGAAGGATCCCGATGGCGGTTTTCGCATACAAGTGCCACGCTTGAATGTCGGTCCGTCATCCACGCAACTGTATATGGTGCGCACTATGCTGGAGTCGTTAATCGCCGATAAAAGCGGTGGCAAACGCACGTTGCGCAAAGACATTGACGGCAATTGCCTTATGCAAATCGATACGTTCCACAGAACCTCATTCTATTGGAGTTATCTGCTCAACTTCAGCGAAACGCTACAAAAGTGTTGCGATCTCTCACAGCTGTGGTATCGTGAGTTCTACTTGGAAATGACAATGGGTCGCAAGGTGAACAAGTGCATGGTGAAGCATCAGCATAATGAGGAATGCAAAGATCTAATCACCATGGAGAAGCGAATACAATTTCCCATTGAGATGTCTATGCCATGGATATTAACCGATCACATACTGCAGACGAAGGAGCCATCGATGATGGA ATTTGTTTTATACCCATTGGATTTGTACAACGATTCGGCACATTATGCCTTGACCGTGTTTCGCAAGCAATTTCTGTATGACGAAGTAGAGGCCGAGGTCAATTTGTGCTTTGATCAATTCGTTTACAAGTTGAGCGAGCAAATTTTCGCACACTACAAGCAACTGGCGGGCAG CATCTTTCTGGACAAACGTTTTCGCTTGGAGTGCGAGGTGCTGGGCTTTAATTTCCACTCATACCCCCGTAATAATCGCTATGAAACGCTGCTGAAGCAACGGCATGTGCAATTACTAG GTCGGTCCATTGACTTGAATAAGCTCATAAATCAGCGCATCAACGCCAATATGCACAAAAGTGTTGAGTTGGCAATCTGTCGATTTGAAGGCAACGATATAACGGGAATTGTG GAACTTGAAGGCCTCTTGGAAGCCAACCGCATTTGCCACAAATTGCTTAGCAAACACTTGGCGTTGGACAACTTCGATGCGATGGTGAAGGAGGCAAACCACAATGTCTTAGCACCTTATGGTCGTATCACTTTGCATGTGTTCGTGGAATTGAATTATGACTTTTTGGTTAACTACTGTTACAATGCGGCGACCAATCG CTTCGTGCGCAGCAAAGTCAATTTAGCCTCATCACAGCCCATACAACGCGAGAAGCCCCCACAAATGGCACATTTCTATCTGTGGGGCTCGAAGCAATTGAATGCCGCCTATTCGACACAATATGGCCAGTACACCGGCTTCATCGGTGCGCCACACTTCCACGCCATGTGTCGGCTGCTCGGCTATCAGGGCATCGCCGTCGTCATTGACATCATACTGAAGGATATTGTGAAGCTGCAAATACAGGGCACGCTGTTGCAATTCACCAAAACCCTAATGGGCGCCATGCCGAAGTCGTGCAAATTGCCGCGCTGTGAATATGGCTCGCCGGGCGTGCTCAGCTACTACCAAGCGCATCTTACCGATATCGTGCAGTATCCCGAAACGAAAACCGATCTTTTCCAGTCCTTCCGCGAGTTGGGCAATTGCATCATATTCTGTCTGCTCATCGAGCAGGCGCTTTCGCAGGAAGAAGTGTGCGATCTGCTGCATGCGGCGCTCTTTCAGAATATATTCCCGCGTCCGTTCTGCAAAG AAAATGAAAAGCCCGAGGCCAAGCAGAAGCGTTTCGAGGCGCAATTCGCCAATCTGCAGATCGTATCGAATGTGGAGAAAATCGGCAATGCAAAA CAAGCGATGATTGCGCGGGAAGGCGATTTACTGACACGCGAGCGTCTCTGTTGTGGCCTAAGCATTTTCGAGGTTATACTCAATCGCATCAAAAGCTATTTGGACGATCCCGTTTGGAGCGGTCCACCGCCGGCTAACGGCATCATACACGTTGACGAGTGCTCGGAATTCCATCGTTTATGGTCGGCCTTGCAATTTGTCTACTGCATACCGGTGCGCGGCACAGAGTTCACCATCGAAGATCTGTATGGTGAGGGCTTAAATTGGGCCGGTTGCGCCATGATCGTATTGCTGGGTCAACAGCGTCGCTTCGAGGCTTTAGATTTCTGCTATCACATACTGCGCGTACAACGTGTCGATGGCAAGGATGAGGACGTCAAGGGCATT aaACTGAAACGCATGGTCGATCGCATACGCCGCTTCCAAGTATTAAACTCACAAATCTTTGCTATACTCAATAAATATCTGAAGGGTGGCGACGGTGAGGGCTCGAACGTGGAGCACGTGCGCTGTTTTCCGCCGCCACAGCATCCGACAATGATTTCATCACACTACCAAGATCCGAACAAACTGCGTCAGAGCATGACGAACAATTGA
- the LOC105213556 gene encoding programmed cell death protein 2-like, whose protein sequence is MAKNKSTVYLGFEDEEITSKHGSILNSTVNKIGGTPDWPTGEIKVPSCPLCGTARPLIVQLYAPLEQSKFHRTLYVFACLNPACSQDSKSWLCIRTQHLDTPSEAELINAVPPPLTAGGGGGGKKKKNYKQAANAMQPQKIAWCSGADDWGETLEESSTAAGTGIERMDTGADELQHQNEENGNVVGKNDNSPTRAVHLPHADSGNSDGDEDDDDESNSMDNELVYGFGQLDMHSPQNAVEDPNANCAAGNAAAAAVVEGGAMMGFGGATATICAEIEGAETDVVLVETPVKPERDLIALLKHTASPAALGPLAKISDVTLKPFFIAVDMEQHHKRGEYENYSGALSADHIRELYQEYKRQDEAAHSPNGAGAIGGGVAAAADDQEAYEKALPAHGDVIFHQFVSVLQENPGQIIRYSRDTLPLLMGPLSEPIPKCVNCNGETICEIQILSTLIPKLRLAQNSEPAPIEYGNVLVFTCLKCCWDTPDKMRYERVIVQAEQ, encoded by the exons ATGGCGAAAAACAAAAGTACTGTCTACCTTGGCTTTGAGGATGAGGAAATTACTAGCAAACATGGATCCATATTAAACAGTACGGTGAATAAAATTGGTGGAACACCG GATTGGCCCACTGGTGAGATAAAAGTGCCTTCGTGTCCGCTCTGTGGCACAGCACGCCCATTGATCGTACAGCTTTATGCGCCATTGGAGCAGTCCAAATTTCACCGCACCTTATATGTGTTTGCATGTTTGAATCCGGCCTGTTCACAAGATTCCAAGAGTTGGTTGTGCATACGTACACAGCATCTGGACACACCGAGTGAGGCGGAATTAATAAATGCCGTACCGCCACCACTGACAgcgggtggtggtggtggtggaaagaaaaagaagaattaCAAACAAGCGGCAAATGCAATGCAACCGCAAAAAATTGCATGGTGCAGTGGGGCAGATGACTGGGGTGAAACTTTGGAAGAGAGTAGCACTGCTGCTGGCACCGGCATCGAGCGTATGGATACAGGTGCGGATGAATTACAGCATCAGAATGAAGAAAACGGTAATGTGGTTGGGAAGAATGATAACTCGCCCACGCGTGCTGTACACTTACCACATGCCGACTCGGGTAACAGCGATGGCGATGAAGATGACGATGACGAGAGCAATTCAATGGATAACGAACTTGTTTATGGCTTCGGACAGCTCGATATGCATTCGCCACAAAACGCTGTTGAGGATCCCAACGCCAATTGTGCTGCAGGCAATGCGGCCGCCGCGGCTGTTGTAGAGGGTGGCGCGATGATGGGTTTCGGCGGTGCTACTGCAACTATTTGCGCTGAAATCGAGGGCGCCGAAACGGACGTGGTGCTGGTAGAGACGCCAGTCAAGCCTGAGCGTGACTTGATTGCACTATTGAAACACACTGCATCGCCTGCGGCTCTGGGACCACTTGCCAAAATTTCCGATGTGACTTTGAAACCTTTCTTCATCGCAGTGGATATGGAGCAGCACCATAAACGTGGTGAATATGAAAACTATTCTGGCGCTTTATCAGCGGATCACATACGTGAACTATACCAGGAGTATAAGCGGCAGGACGAGGCGGCACATTCACCGAATGGCGCTGGCGCGATTGGTGGtggtgttgctgctgccgcAGATGATCAAGAGGCTTATGAGAAAGCTTTACCAGCACATGGCGATGTCATTTTCCACCAATTCGTCAGTGTTTTACAGGAAAATCCAGGGCAAATAATCAG GTATTCACGCGATACACTACCACTCTTGATGGGACCACTATCCGAACCAATACCTAAATGTGTCAACTGCAATGGCGAGACCATATGCGAGATCCAAATTCTTTCTACACTCATACCAAAGTTGCGTCTGGCGCAAAACAGCGAACCGGCACCCATAGAATATGGCAATGTTTTGGTGTTCACCTGTCTGAAATGCTGTTGGGATACACCAGACAAAATGCGCTACGAGCGAGTCATCGTGCAAGCCGAACAATAA
- the LOC105213557 gene encoding ubiquitin-like domain-containing CTD phosphatase 1, with amino-acid sequence MAAEPEPSTSKGVTEIRQLSIIIKWAGNEYPLTELTDQDTVAVLRHEIFKLTQVRPERQKLINLRYKGKVAPDDTKLCVLDLKHNFKLMMVGSTEAAIESAMQLPDDIAEVIDDFDVAEEEDLVEKSPVYLAKVQRRVREYKITEINPPREGKRLLVLDIDYTLFDHRSPAENASELMRPYLHEFLESCYKYYDIVIWSATGMRWIEEKMKLLGVSNNPNYKIMFYLDSTAMISVYTIERGVLDVKPLGLIWGQYPQYSSKNTVMLDDIQRNFLMNPRSGIRVRPFRQAHISRHTDKELLKLTKYLIDLARYCDDFDTVNHRKWQHYDPRKRRTQ; translated from the exons ATGGCAGCCGAGCCAGAACCGTCTACTTCCAAAGGGGTTACTGAAATACGCCAACTTTCCATAATTATAAAATGGGCCGGCAATGAATACCCATTAACAGAGTTAACCGATCAGGATACTGTGGCTGTGCTGCGCCATGAAATCTTCAAACTCACACAGGTGCGTCCGGAGCgacaaaaattgataaatctCCGATATAAAG GCAAAGTAGCGCCAGATGATACCAAATTATGTGTGCTGGATTTGAAGCACAACTTCAAACTAATGATGGTGGGCTCAACTGAAGCTGCTATAGAGAGTGCTATGCAACTGCCCGATGATATTGCCGAGGTGATTGATGATTTTGATGTAGCCGAAGAAGAGGACTTAGTAGAGAAATCACCTGTTTATTTGGCAAAAGTCCAACGTCGCGTTAGAGAATATAAAATAACCGAAATTAATCCACCAAGGGAAGGAAAGCGTTTGCTTGTACTTGATATTGATTACACTCTATTCGACCATCGATCTCCCGCCGAAAATGCCTCGGAGCTAATGCGACCATATTTACATGAATTTCTGGAATCATGTTACAAATATTATGATATTGTTATTTGGTCGGCAACTGGTATGCGTTGGATTGAGGAAAAAATGAAATTGCTGGGTGTAAGCAATAATCCCAATTACAAAATAATGTTCTACTTGGACTCCACTGCCATGATTTCGGTATATACTATTGAACGTGGTGTCCTCGATGTGAAACCGCTGGGTCTAATTTGGGGTCAATATCCGCAATATAGTTCCAAAAATACCGTCATGTTAGACGATATACAACGTAACTTTTTAATGAATCCGCGTTCAGGTATACGTGTACGACCCTTCCGCCAGGCACATATAAGTCGACATACGGACAAAGAGCTTCTTAAGCTTACAAAGTACCTGATCGATTTAGCACGTTATTGTGACGACTTTGATACAGTGAATCATCGCAAATGGCAGCATTATGATCCGCGTAAACGACGTACACAATga
- the LOC105213551 gene encoding F-box only protein 9 → MSKPVPLLGGEEDNVSRQPSADVNDLESPLHTFSTGIRTELEEFRDNWQRELKSQSATATPTRTVEQKKQSTNNAADVDQHKLAENLFRSAVELEQRGKVYDAVPLYRKAVQIVPDIEFKYYEQQKKKPTAVAVEGTNLLETVQAKARADELTDNEEIIEDLYEKFQMDLASAGGRLLLSSRDPGVITTETHISELPPEILLYILRWVVSAQLDMLSLEQCASVCKGLYLCARDDELWRLACAKVWGVNLGSLGEPVNRPTEHITETTDTTPIVYTSWRQMFIMRERVIFSGCYISKTTYLRMGENSFQDQFYRPVQLVEYYRYVRFLGDGRVLMMTSADEPTQGVNKLKNVHQLRPEVLCGHYRLYGDTITIMLKKQQQSHSNHHQYARHRRGSMAVYNEEPNCTKYCIEFRITNTTKRKYARLLWIHYSVVQTRNKVETSSQFELTPSKYPPLWFSPVRSYHLDTDAPLA, encoded by the exons ATGTCGAAACCGGTACCACTACTTGGCGGAGAAGAGGACAATGTGAGCCGACAACCGTCAGCGGACGTGAATGATTTGGAATCGCCATTGCATACATTTTCAACCGGCATTCGCACAGAGCTGGAAGAGTTCCGTGACAATTGGCAACGTGAACTGAAGAGTCAGAGTGCAACTGCAACACCTACTAGAACCGTAGAGCAAAAGAAACAGTCGACTAACAATGCCGCTGATGTTGATCAGCATAAGTTGGCAGAGAATCTATTCCGTAGTGCCGTAGAGCTAGAACAGCGAGGCAAGGTTTATGATGCTGTACCATTATACCGCAAAGCTGTGCAAATCGTGCCAGACATTGAATTCAAATATTATGagcaacaaaagaaaaagcCAACAGCAGTTGCTGTTGAAGGCACTAACTTGTTAGAAACTGTGCAAGCTAAAGCAAGAGCAGATGAGTTAACTGATAATGAAGAGATAATCGAAGATTTATATGAAAAGTTTCAAATGGATTTGGCCAGTGCTGGTGGACGTTTGCTACTCAGCAGCCGAGACCCGGGAGTAATTACCACGGAAACACATATTTCCGAATTACCACCAGAAATATTGCTATACATATTACGTTGGGTGGTATCGGCACAGTTGGATATGCTGTCGCTGGAACAATGCGCTTCTGTTTGCAAGGGACTATACTTGTGTGCGCGCGATGATGAGCTATGGCGTTTGGCGTGTGCAAA AGTTTGGGGTGTAAATCTTGGCTCACTAGGTGAACCGGTAAACCGACCAACTGAACATATAACTGAAACTACTGACACAACACCCATTGTGTACACTTCTTGGCGTCAAATGTTCATCATGCGTGAGCGTGTCATTTTCAGTGGCTGCTACATAAGCAAGACAACCTATTTGCGTATGGGCGAGAACAGTTTCCAAGATCAATTTTACCGTCCCGTACAGTTGGTAGAATATTATCGTTATGTACGTTTCTTAGGCGATGGACGTGTGCTCATGATGACCAGTGCCGATGAGCCAACACAGGGTGTGAATAAGCTAAAGAATGTTCATCAATTGCGCCCTGAAGTACTATGTGGCCATTATCGACTCTACGGTGACACTATAACTATTATgctaaagaaacaacaacagtcgCATAGTAATCACCATCAATATGCGCGTCATCGTCGCGGTAGCATGGCTGTATACAACGAAGAGCCAAATTGTACAAAATATTGTATTGAATTTCGcataacaaatacaacaaagcgTAAATATGCACGTCTTCTGTGGATACACTATTCTGTGGTGCAGACGCGTAATAAAGTGGAGACTTCATCACAGTTTGAATTGACGCCCTCCAAGTATCCACCGCTATGGTTCTCGCCGGTTCGCAGCTACCATTTGGATACCGATGCGCCGCTCGCCTAA